In Chitinophagaceae bacterium, the genomic window AAAAAATTATTTTTCACAACGGCTGGTGGCATGGCAATAACTCTGCATTTATCCGCCTGCTGGATGAAGATGTAACTATTATTGCCTTAAACAACAGGTTTACAAGGGCTACTTATCATGTAAACCAATTGGCCAATATTTTTTCGGATTATTTTATTCCTGTTGAAGAAGAAACGGATGCCTCAACCCAGGATAGTATGCTACAATACAAAACAGACAGCAACAGTGTTCACAAAAAAAGGGATTCTATAATTTCAGGAAAATCACAGCATGAGAAAAAAAGCAAATAACCAGTTATTACTTATCACAGCATTTACTTTCAAAAATTACTAAAAAAAGAAGTAATACAATTGTATAAAAAGAATAACCATATTGCTCCAAAATAACCATTGGGGTAATAATTTTCTTTTCCCTAAAATTAATACGAGTAACAAAAAAATAATATTGATAAAAATGGCCGAATAGCCCAATATCACCAATGTACTTTCAAGTGGCTTAACCTTCAGCGCACCTGTAAAAGCTTTATCCGGATTTGAAATTTTGTAGCTTAATTCATAAATACGTAGTGGGATAGTTGCCAAAAAGCAGGCATTGAACAGCAAAACAAGTTTAGCAAAAAAACGCATAGCTATTTATTTTATCGGCCCTACCCTTTCCATAATTTTCTCCACCAATTTATAAGTAGCGGGGCAATAGTCAATATTTTGCTTGTGAACGTGGGCATAATCTACCCATCTTTTTTTGGACAAATGCGGAAAACCCGAACAATCCACGGGGCGAATTTCGTAAATGCTGCACATATTGGTTTTAAGGTCTAAAAACTGGCAGGGCTGATTTTTATTAACCAAATCTTTATTACGGTCTTTCTCCAGCCATTTTTTCCTAAATGCTTCGGGTGTTTCTTTAAAATGTGCTGCAATACGTTTTATATCCTGTTTGGTAAAAGTGGGCGTCATGGTTTTGCAACAGTTGGCGCAGGTAAGGCAGTCAATATCTTGCCAAACTTCCTTTTCAATTACTGGGGTTAATTTATCAATACCACGGGGTGGTTTCTTTTCGGATTTATTAATGAAACTCCTGAAGGTTTTGCGGTGGTAAACTAATTTTCGTTTGAGCGATCGTACAATAGGTGCCTGCATAAAAGATTTAAAGCAATGAAAAATAAGTAAGCAGCGAAATTAATGAATGCAAGGCACACCCATGAAAAAATATTGAACTTTGCCATTACCGCAATAAATTTGAAAAAAAATATTAACAGTTTTGAAAATGTGGGAGCCTTATATAAAAGGGTACATAGCCTGGCTGCAATTGGAAAAATCGCTTTCAGAAAATTCCGTTGCGGCTTATATACAGGATCTGGAAAAACTTATAGCATACCTGCAGCTACAACAAGGTTCACCAGGCCCTGCAGCTATTGAGTTATGGCACCTGGAGCAATTCCTAAAATGGATTAACGACCTGGGAATTGCGGCTTCTTCACAAGCTAGGGTAATATCCGGCTTAAGGAGTTTTTTTAAATATTGTGTAATGGAGCAAATCTGTTCCCAAGACCCTACACAACTGCTGGAAGCCCCGAAGCTAAAGCGGCATTTACCCGATACGCTTTCCTTTGAAGAGATTGAATTGTTGATAGCTGCCATTGACCTCAGCAGGCCCGAAGGCCAGCGAAATAAAGCCATTTTAGAAACCATGTATAGCTGTGGCTTAAGGGTAAGCGAACTCGTAAACTTAAAAATCAGCAACCTTTTTTTAGATGTAGGTTTTATTAAAGTTACCGGCAAGGGCAATAAAGAAAGACTGGTACCTATTGGCAGCGATGCAATAAATTTTATCAACATTTTTAGGGATACCATTCGCCATAAAATTGCCATTAAGCCAGCAGAAGAAGATTTCCTTTTCTTAAACCGGCGGGGCAGCAGGCTTAGCCGGGTTATGATTTTTCTCATTATCAAAGAATTGGCCAAAAATTCCGGCATCAAAAAAAATATTTCCCCACATACTTTTCGCCATTCATTTGCCACTCATTTGGTAGAAGGCGGCGCCGATTTGAGGGCGGTACAGGAAATGCTGGGCCACGAAAGCATAACCACCACCGAAATTTATACACATTTAAACAGGGAATTCCTTCGGGCCACGTTAGAGCAGTTTCATCCGGCCTTTCACCCAAAATAACTGGCTACAGAAGCTGTAAAAACCGTATCTTGCGGCCTGAAATTTATAGCAGTACAGGCTTTATGAAATTAGACTTATTGGCAATAGGCGCCCACCCCGATGATGTTGAACTTGGATGTGCAGGTTTATTGCTTGCCGAAAAATCAACAGGCAAAAAAACGGGTATTATAGATCTCACCCGTGGGGAGCTTGGCACAAGAGGAACTAAAGAATCCAGGTCACAGGAAGCAGGGGAAGCATCAAAAATTTTACAATTAGATGCAAGGGAAAACCTGGAAATGGCAGATGGCTTTTTTCAAAATGATGAAAAACACCAGCGGAAATTAATTGCTGCCATAAGAAAATACAGGCCCGAAATAATTATAGCTACGGCACCCGAAGACCGCCACCCCGACCATGGGCGCAGTGCACAGTTAATTAAAGATGCGGCATTTCTTTCGGGACTTAAAAAAATTGAAACAACAGAAAACGGAAAAGAGCAGGAAGCCTGGAGACCAAAATATGTTTTTCATTTTATACAGGACAGGTATCTGCAACCAAATTTTGTTTACGACATAACGCCCTATTTTTTAAAAAAAATTGAAGCCATAAGGGCTTTTAAAACCCAGTTTTTTGATGAGGGTTCCCATGAGCCTGAAACCTATATTTCCAAACCCGGTTTTTTAGAAAGTATTGAACACCGGGCAAGGATCTTTGGCAAAATGATTGGCGTGGAATATGCGGAAGGATTTATAAGCGAAAAAACAATTGGTATTTCATCTTTAAATGTATTAACCCAAAAAACAACTTAGGCATGAAAACATCGCCAACCCCAAAGTTCAGGAATAAAAAAAATTCCAACTTTCACCAGGAACTTAAAAAAAGGGTGCAGGAATATTTTGACACGAATAATAAAAAGCCAACAGGCAATTATTCGCTTTATTTTAAAGCTGGGTTATTTTGGGTTATTTACATTGCCCTTTACGTTCATGTGGTATTTTATACACCTGCCGCATGGATAGCCATTTTGGAATGCCTGGTAATGGGCTGCGCTACAGCAGCTATTGGCTTTAATGTAATGCATGATGGCAGCCACGGCAGTTTCAGCAGCAGTAAAATTTTAAATAAAATTGCGGCATCTTCTGTAAATGCATTGGGCGCAAGTGTAATAATGTGGAACAATAAACACAACATAATTCACCACACTTACACCAATATTGGCGGCGTAGATGATGATATAGAAATTCAACCGCTGATAAGGCTTTGCCCTTCTCAAAAAAGGTATTTCTTTCACCGCTACCAGCATATTTATGTATGGCTGCTCTATACGCAATTGTATATTGTTTGGGTATTTGCTACCGATTTTGTAAAATATTTTCGCAAAAAAGTGGGCCCAGTTGCCATTAAAAAAATGAGTACCTGGGAACATATTTCTTTTTGGGTAGCTAAACTATTTTTTTATTTTACTATGATTGCACTGCCTATTTATATGGTTGGCTTTTTAAGCTGGCTGATTGGCTTTTTAATTTTGGCCATGTCTGCCGGGTTTATTTTAAGTACAGTATTTCAACTGGCGCATACTGTAGAACACACCAGTTTTCCCGAACCCATAATGCCCGAAAATGACATTGAAAACGAATGGGCCATGCATCAAATAGCCACTACGGCAAATTTTGCTACAAAAAACAAATTGATTAGCTGGCTCGTTGGCGGCCTCAATTTTCAGGTAGAGCACCATTTATTCCCTAAAATTTCGCATGTTCATTACCCAGCTATCAGCAAGATTGTAAAGAAAACCTGCGATGATTTTAATGTGAAGTACATTGAGTTTAAACACATGAGAGATGCCATTATTTCGCATACTTTGCATTTGAAAAAATTAGGCACAGTATAGCAGGTGTTAAATAACTCCGTATAAACTCCCGCCCTTTTCAAATATTGGGTTAATACTACGCTCTGTAGCTTCATCTTTTATTAATGCTGGTGCATGATGGGGTTTTATCCTTGCATCAATAATTAACGGGCCATTGCAACCCCAATGCTTATTGATGGTAAAATTATCTACGCCATAAATATCATGCGATGGGTTGCAACGGGTAAAGGTTACCCATAAAAAATTATTTAAAGTTTGGGCAGTAAATGAAGCATCATCTGCTACAATAATGAGTGGCAGGTTTACTAACCCTTCCTTTTGTATTGCCAACTGGTTTTCCAGTTCCTGCATTTCTGTATTTACTTTTTCGTAAGTAGAAAAAGGGTTTATTTGCAGAACGGCAATTCCCGGCATTATCATAAGTACATTTTGCAAAAAGCTTATATTTTTAAAATCTCCTGGCAAAATGCCTGCCAACTCCCTTTTTTTATCGCCATAGGCAGCAAATACCACTTTGCTCCCGCTGTTTAAGCCGCTGCCGGAATAATCCAAAGTATCAATACTGGTATTACTGTAAAAATGAACATCCCTGCAAAAATCAATTCGCTCCAGCATATATTGAAAAAACATGGCAATATCTTTAATGCTTAATTTATTTGAATCATCAGCGGTTATCCATAAAAATTTTGCAAGGCTCAGTTGCCCCGTTCCTATAATACGGTTGGCAATTGTAAGTAATTCTGCCGGGCACTTTACTGGCATAAAGGGCGTGTACCTTTCGCTGCCAATAGCCAGTAACAAAGGATGAACACCGGCGGCATCTACGGCATTAATTTCTTTTAAACCCGGAATTATTTTTTGTAACTCGGTATTACTTATATGATGAATTAAACTTCCAAAACTGGTATCTTCCTGTGGCGGCCTTCCTACAACGGTAAAAGGCCAAATGGCATTTTTTTTAGCATACACTTTTTTTACTTTCATTACCGGGAATGGATGCTTTAAACTGTAATAACCCAGGTGATCGCCAAATGGGCCTTCGGGTTTATTATCTCCGGGCAACACTTCACCGGTTATTACAAAGTCGGCATCTGTGCTTATACAATATCCGTTTTTATAACAATACCTAAACCTTCTGCCGCCCAACACACCTGCAAACATCAATTCGCTCATACCTTCCGGTAATGGCATTACCGCCGCAACAGAATGTGCAGGTGGCCCACCTATAAATACACTTACTTTTAAGGGAATGCCTTTATTATTTGCCTTTGACTGGTGAACGCCAATTCCCCGGTGTATTTGATAATGTAATCCTACTTCTTCATTTAGCACATATTCATTTCCGTTTAACTGGATACGGTACATGCCCAAATTGGAATGAGCGATTCCTGGCTGATCCGCATCTTCGGTATAAACCTGCGGAAGAGTTACAAACGCACCTCCATCCATTGGCCAATGTTTTATCAAAGGCAAATCAGCTATGCTTATTTCCTGGTAGAAAACAGGTTTACAAAATGGGTTTTTTAAAGGCAACGCATAAACTGAAGTAAGACCGGCGGTAAAATTTTTAATAGGGCTCTTTAATGCTTTTATAGGGTTATTCTTTAATTCAATTAGTTGCTGAACGGTATGCAAAGTATCCCGAAAAATATAACGGCTCCTCTCCATGGTGCCGAAAATATTTGAAGCCGCCGTAAACTTTGTGCCTTTTACTTTTTCAAAAAGCAGCGCTGGCCCGCCTGCTTCATGCACCCTTAAATGAATGGCCGCCATTTGCAAATGCGGATCCACTTCTTCCTTAACCCTAATGAGCATTTTTTGTTTTTCCAGGTCGGTTAAACATTGCTGCAATGAACGGTATGCCATGAAAAATTTTTTAAGGTAAAAATGAAAACCCTATCCGGGAAATAAACCCATTTGCACAGGCTTTGCACGGTAATGCATTTTTTTTTCTTCTGCATGTGCAATACAATATAATTCAGAAACATCATGCCTTGGAGCTACTGCAATATTTACATTACCTGCGTGGGGTTTAAATACAGACAGCGCCAAATCGGGATGGTTATTTTCTTTTGATAAATGCGAAAGCAATAAATGGGTCATAAATGCCGGTCTGCAATTCAAAAATAATTCAAGCGACTGGCTGTTGCTTAAATGGCCCTGCCCTCCCCGTATCCGGTTTTTTAAATGCAGCGGGTAAGTACCATTTTCCAACATAGCATCATCGTAATTAGATTCTAAAAATACCGCATGGCATTGCTTAAAATAATAACTCACCTTATCACATACTTTTCCAATATCGGTAAACACGCCCACATGTACATTTTTACTGCTTACTACAAAACTATGCGGATCATCGGCATCATGCTGTTTGGCAAAAGCAGTAATGCTTATGCTGCCTATTTGTACCGGTGTATCGGCCTTAAAATTTTTAGCTAAATGTCCAATTAAAAAAGGTCCCTTCTTAGCTGTTTTATGGGTTATAAAAACGGGCAAGTTGTATTTATTGGAAAAAACCGAAACCCCTTTAATGTGATCGGTATGTTCGTGGGAAACAAAAACCGCCTTAATTTTTTTAACGTCCAGTTGAAGTTGTTTCAACCGTTTCTCGGTTTCACGGCAAGAAATGCCTACATCTACCAAAACCGCATCCATATCGTTACCTACATAATAACAATTTCCGTTGCTGCCAGAGTTGAGAGATGCAAAATACAAAGCCATGGATGCAAAGAAACAAATTTTTCAGCAGTAAAAATATTTATTACAATTTTTAAAACGCTAACAAAACGGCACATTTCGTTACTTTGCACAAAACCGGCAACTATGTTTCCTTTTAAACACTGGAAAACAATTTTATGGGTATTGGCGGCGCTGCTTGCCTTGTACATTATTGGTAATTTTTATGCTTTGTTTTTCCGCCCTGCAACAATACAGGGCAATAATAGTATAGTGCCTATATTAATTACAGGCCTGCTTCTTGGCGGCACCTTAATGTACATTTTATTGCGGATGAATGCCCGTGGCAAAAAACAAATAATTGAAAGTAGCCATACTGTAGTGGAAAGCGTAAGAAAGGTTTTTAAAATTGTATGTGCCGAAGGACAATTTAATGAGCTGTATAATTATGAAGAAACCAAAAAATTGCTGGGCATCCTGCCCTCTACCAAAAAAGCCCTGGTTATTATTAAAGCCAAAGTGTTGGTAGGTTTTAATTTTGAAAAAATGAAATGGGAAGTTGACGAAATTAATAAAAAAATAAAGCTGATTGAATTTCCCGAAGCAGAAATACTCTCTATTGAAACCGATTATAAATATTACAACATGGAAGAAAATATTTTTGACATGTTTAGCCGTGATGATTTATCAAAAATCCAGCAAAATGGTAAAAAGCAAGTGGAAATTGCAGCGCTCAATAGTGATTTATCTAAAATGGCGGCAGAACAAATGCGTACTTTGCTCCCCGAAATACTACAATCCAATAAATGGACGCTTGAAGACAGTTATAAAATCACTACTTTAAAAAAAGAAAGCGCATAAGGTGAATAGGCATTACCGTGTTTCCAAAGCAGCAGCTGTTGTAAAAAATTTCACCAGTATCATACCTGCAATAAAACCCCCGATGTGCGCAGCATAAGCTACACCACCCTGGCTCCCTTCTCCGCCAAACATACTCATACTGCTAACGAGTTGCATTACTATCCAAATACCCAGGCTTACAATAGCCGGTACGTTAATAATAATATTTAATGCAATTACTCTTACCTTGTTTCGGGGAAAAAGTATAAGGTAACCTCCCAGTACGCCTGAAATTGCACCAGAAGCGCCAAGGCTTGGTATCAACATATCCCTGCCCAAAGCTTGCGAAGCATATACATGAGCAAGGGTTGCCAAAATTCCGCAAATCAAGTAAAAAGCCAGATATTTTGCATGTCCCATTCGGTTTTCGAGGTTATCGCCAAAAATCCATAAGTAGAGCATATTACCTGCAATATGCGCAATACTGCCGTGCATAAACATAGCTGTAAATATTGTACCCAATACAGGTATTGGTGTGGGTAACAATCCTGCTGGCCCGCCAACTATATCGCTGCCCGTAATAATTTCCTGAGGAACCGTAGAAAAGCTCATAACAAAAGCCTGGTTGCTTCCCATACTCTGAAAAAGAATAAATACCAGGATATTAGCTGCTATTAAAATGTAGTTTACATAGGGCCTTATAGTATTTGCACTGTTATCGTCGCCTATTGGAATCATGGCAAAAATTTTAACCGGTTAAATTATTATGTAAGTTACATTTTTCAACAGGTATAAA contains:
- the xerD gene encoding site-specific tyrosine recombinase XerD gives rise to the protein MWEPYIKGYIAWLQLEKSLSENSVAAYIQDLEKLIAYLQLQQGSPGPAAIELWHLEQFLKWINDLGIAASSQARVISGLRSFFKYCVMEQICSQDPTQLLEAPKLKRHLPDTLSFEEIELLIAAIDLSRPEGQRNKAILETMYSCGLRVSELVNLKISNLFLDVGFIKVTGKGNKERLVPIGSDAINFINIFRDTIRHKIAIKPAEEDFLFLNRRGSRLSRVMIFLIIKELAKNSGIKKNISPHTFRHSFATHLVEGGADLRAVQEMLGHESITTTEIYTHLNREFLRATLEQFHPAFHPK
- a CDS encoding YkgJ family cysteine cluster protein, whose translation is MQAPIVRSLKRKLVYHRKTFRSFINKSEKKPPRGIDKLTPVIEKEVWQDIDCLTCANCCKTMTPTFTKQDIKRIAAHFKETPEAFRKKWLEKDRNKDLVNKNQPCQFLDLKTNMCSIYEIRPVDCSGFPHLSKKRWVDYAHVHKQNIDYCPATYKLVEKIMERVGPIK
- a CDS encoding acyl-CoA desaturase, which produces MKTSPTPKFRNKKNSNFHQELKKRVQEYFDTNNKKPTGNYSLYFKAGLFWVIYIALYVHVVFYTPAAWIAILECLVMGCATAAIGFNVMHDGSHGSFSSSKILNKIAASSVNALGASVIMWNNKHNIIHHTYTNIGGVDDDIEIQPLIRLCPSQKRYFFHRYQHIYVWLLYTQLYIVWVFATDFVKYFRKKVGPVAIKKMSTWEHISFWVAKLFFYFTMIALPIYMVGFLSWLIGFLILAMSAGFILSTVFQLAHTVEHTSFPEPIMPENDIENEWAMHQIATTANFATKNKLISWLVGGLNFQVEHHLFPKISHVHYPAISKIVKKTCDDFNVKYIEFKHMRDAIISHTLHLKKLGTV
- a CDS encoding UbiD family decarboxylase, which produces MAYRSLQQCLTDLEKQKMLIRVKEEVDPHLQMAAIHLRVHEAGGPALLFEKVKGTKFTAASNIFGTMERSRYIFRDTLHTVQQLIELKNNPIKALKSPIKNFTAGLTSVYALPLKNPFCKPVFYQEISIADLPLIKHWPMDGGAFVTLPQVYTEDADQPGIAHSNLGMYRIQLNGNEYVLNEEVGLHYQIHRGIGVHQSKANNKGIPLKVSVFIGGPPAHSVAAVMPLPEGMSELMFAGVLGGRRFRYCYKNGYCISTDADFVITGEVLPGDNKPEGPFGDHLGYYSLKHPFPVMKVKKVYAKKNAIWPFTVVGRPPQEDTSFGSLIHHISNTELQKIIPGLKEINAVDAAGVHPLLLAIGSERYTPFMPVKCPAELLTIANRIIGTGQLSLAKFLWITADDSNKLSIKDIAMFFQYMLERIDFCRDVHFYSNTSIDTLDYSGSGLNSGSKVVFAAYGDKKRELAGILPGDFKNISFLQNVLMIMPGIAVLQINPFSTYEKVNTEMQELENQLAIQKEGLVNLPLIIVADDASFTAQTLNNFLWVTFTRCNPSHDIYGVDNFTINKHWGCNGPLIIDARIKPHHAPALIKDEATERSINPIFEKGGSLYGVI
- a CDS encoding rhomboid family intramembrane serine protease — translated: MIPIGDDNSANTIRPYVNYILIAANILVFILFQSMGSNQAFVMSFSTVPQEIITGSDIVGGPAGLLPTPIPVLGTIFTAMFMHGSIAHIAGNMLYLWIFGDNLENRMGHAKYLAFYLICGILATLAHVYASQALGRDMLIPSLGASGAISGVLGGYLILFPRNKVRVIALNIIINVPAIVSLGIWIVMQLVSSMSMFGGEGSQGGVAYAAHIGGFIAGMILVKFFTTAAALETR
- a CDS encoding MBL fold metallo-hydrolase; this encodes MALYFASLNSGSNGNCYYVGNDMDAVLVDVGISCRETEKRLKQLQLDVKKIKAVFVSHEHTDHIKGVSVFSNKYNLPVFITHKTAKKGPFLIGHLAKNFKADTPVQIGSISITAFAKQHDADDPHSFVVSSKNVHVGVFTDIGKVCDKVSYYFKQCHAVFLESNYDDAMLENGTYPLHLKNRIRGGQGHLSNSQSLELFLNCRPAFMTHLLLSHLSKENNHPDLALSVFKPHAGNVNIAVAPRHDVSELYCIAHAEEKKMHYRAKPVQMGLFPG
- the bshB1 gene encoding bacillithiol biosynthesis deacetylase BshB1; the protein is MKLDLLAIGAHPDDVELGCAGLLLAEKSTGKKTGIIDLTRGELGTRGTKESRSQEAGEASKILQLDARENLEMADGFFQNDEKHQRKLIAAIRKYRPEIIIATAPEDRHPDHGRSAQLIKDAAFLSGLKKIETTENGKEQEAWRPKYVFHFIQDRYLQPNFVYDITPYFLKKIEAIRAFKTQFFDEGSHEPETYISKPGFLESIEHRARIFGKMIGVEYAEGFISEKTIGISSLNVLTQKTT
- a CDS encoding DUF4230 domain-containing protein; this encodes MFPFKHWKTILWVLAALLALYIIGNFYALFFRPATIQGNNSIVPILITGLLLGGTLMYILLRMNARGKKQIIESSHTVVESVRKVFKIVCAEGQFNELYNYEETKKLLGILPSTKKALVIIKAKVLVGFNFEKMKWEVDEINKKIKLIEFPEAEILSIETDYKYYNMEENIFDMFSRDDLSKIQQNGKKQVEIAALNSDLSKMAAEQMRTLLPEILQSNKWTLEDSYKITTLKKESA